A stretch of the Neodiprion lecontei isolate iyNeoLeco1 chromosome 4, iyNeoLeco1.1, whole genome shotgun sequence genome encodes the following:
- the LOC107220325 gene encoding activated Cdc42 kinase-like isoform X8 produces MDSQTGMSRHTGPGLYEFLMEAELQQYYPGIRGDLKVQTTAQLKYVTEEDLNAIGMSKPEMRRLKKYFQKHFPQNYLSKFKKMLLPKREEQTSSTLGVLPEERQDRPPIRVPNKHMIPADAIIVNKELGTGEFGVVQQGVWTNDGERIQVAIKCLSRERMQNNPIEFLKEAAIMHAIDHEHIVRLYGVVLDTNSLMLVTELAPLRSLLECLKEPSLRASFPVLSLCDFAIQISDGMQYLEAKRLIHRDLAARNILVFSKNKVKISDFGLSRALGVGKDYYQTNFNVNLKLPIAWCAPECISYLKFTSASDVWAYGVTLWEMFSYGFQPWAALTGQQILEAIDEPNFQRLEQPECCPKDYFLLMEQCWQHEPAKRPKFSELTHLLPDLKPEQVQAVQDSTEESQLVYRQGDVLTVLDKGTLSGNANWKGVLANGKTGFFNPAHTIAYLGSNLPSNKMGEFTRGDGKNAFSSQRKKIRPDMISSPQGDLKHTGHVGLDGAYFGDVSFLGGKYPHLPRQVVNPYKPHEDVTDSYGQITEEGSGSELARNSARDSRDIQHFHADMIHSKRVLMFPDNPWSDTASDISHLGTPVASTGKAPSVTSGTTDVLSLAGLDHEYHEISDEESHDSPLRFDKPLNFDFGPSLLDEMDQMFRSLGSSPPPPPPPPPPAHPLPSEHDSSNVRNELREIQSRQSGKKKQATVSPINVKPISAADQRTLYSAIAMAQELTARSMTDLEHPPESPRTPVSPSRRRKFSFKLPHQHSPKPDRRHFAEEAASIPDIQATLSDEAKEVYNSLVETPVVDTATDANPLRMLRSGLPIVRQTRSRGNKHHATMGHHPAHSLSEENSTNHNSLQFDLLHHSGAKTLPKIRGPPPSVQPPPVPTTAAVSANRTIGRHYSVSEIENNRNRSNVEENPIPLPPRDRSKTWQPKSSLARHQRKHPLIIPGGGVTRTLAKVAAVTTPPCDEDHVDGSKIFQLQNAPVIVTEHRNLVCNVQEDIDHLLAPAPANSPEEFEQRIDSELAALDSLPFEENKLQRYSVISEDLLEFSDNLIDCDSAEVDPVGVKNVSLDSAEESLISFPPLSTGKSQSPIEGSTVIPVSVTPIEPITSSIDRVTETGWAAGVHSSAGVGRCTTTSRIGKKNHAVQDSSLLVFSEPIISGELISSDSGNAVNSENSVNSVNSHRKISQERSSASSSSSSSVTRTSDLSRQSDHVSCEDLLEFACDGPNVRRTRGPRNGEQSDEVRIMMKVLHEQSTPESCVEALNVSDWDVLAAIKLERLQGLLRKENNFVRLEDCKVMLGQCGGDVVKAAALLRNTEDTAAV; encoded by the exons ATGG ATTCCCAGACTGGTATGTCTCGCCATACCGGGCCAGGGCTGTACGAATTCCTAATGGAAGCTGAGCTGCAACAGTATTATCCAGGAATCAGAG GGGATTTAAAAGTTCAGACAACTGCACAGCTCAAGTATGTGACCGAAGAAGACTTGAACGCAATCGGAATGAGTAAGCCGGAGATGCGTAGACTTAAAAAGTATTTCCAGAAGCATTTCCcacaaaattatttatccaAATTCAAGAAAATGCTACTGCCTAAACGCGAGGAACAGACATCCAGCACATTGGGTGTGCTGCCTGAAGAGAGACAAGACCGACCTCCGATCCGTGTTCCAAACAAGCACATGATACCTGCGGATGCAATAATTGTAAACAAGGAACTAGGGACCGGAGAATTTGGTGTAGTTCAGCAAGGAGTGTGGACAAACGATGGAGAGAGGATCCAAGTAGCAATAAAATGTCTCTCCAGAGAAAGAATGCAAAACAATCCGATTGAGTTTCTGAAAGAAGCAGCCATCATGCATGCCATAGATCATGAGCATATTGTCCGACTGTACGGCGTAGTTTTGGACACGAATTCTCTAATGCTTGTTACTGAACTGGCGCCACTTCGTTCCCTGCTAGAATGTTTAAAGGAACCGAGCCTCAGAGCAAGTTTCCCAGTTCTATCGTTGTGCGACTTTGCAATTCAAATATCAGACGGCATGCAGTATCTGGAAGCCAAGCGGCTTATACACAGGGACTTGGCAGCCAGAAATATCCTTGTCTTTTCTAAAAATAAGGTAAAAATATCGGACTTTGGTCTCTCCAGGGCACTGGGTGTTGGTAAGGACTATTACCAAACTAACTTCAATGTTAACTTGAAGCTCCCAATTGCGTGGTGTGCTCCCGAGTGTATTTCATACTTGAAATTCACCTCAGCCAGTGATGTGTGGGCCTATGGTGTAACCCTCTGGGAGATGTTCAGCTATGGTTTTCAGCCGTGGGCTGCTCTCACTGGCCAACAGATTCTCGAGGCAATTGACGAGCCAAACTTCCAAAGACTAGAACAGCCCGAGTGCTGCCCAAAAGACTATTTCTTATTAATGGAGCAGTGCTGGCAACATGAACCTGCAAAGCGACCAAAATTTTCCGAGCTCACACATTTACTGCCGGACCTCAAGCCTGAACAAGTGCAAGCAGTTCAGGATAGTACCGAAGAAAGCCAGCTGGTTTATCGGCAAGGAGATGTGCTCACAGTTCTGGATAAAGGGACATTATCGGGCAACGCCAATTGGAAAGGAGTTCTAGCTAATGGAAAAACGGGCTTCTTTAATCCGGCACATACAATAGCTTATCTGGGATCAAACTTGCCAAGTAATAAAATGGGGGAGTTCACACGGGGTGATGGCAAGAATGCGTTTTCCTCTCAGCGCAAGAAGATACGGCCAGACATGATATCCTCGCCTCAAGGCGATCTCAAGCACACCGGACATGTAGGGCTGGATGGAGCTTATTTTGGGGATGTTAGCTTTCTTGGAGGAAAGTATCCTCATCTTCCTAGGCAAGTTGTCAATCCGTACAAACCCCACGAAGATGTTACGGACAGCTATGGCCAAATCACTGAAGAAGGTAGTGGGTCTGAACTGGCGAGGAACTCGGCAAGGGATAGCAGGGACATTCAACATTTCCATGCGGATATGATTCATAGTAAGCGCG TTCTGATGTTCCCAGACAATCCATGGTCGGATACCGCTTCTGATATTTCTCATCTTGGGACCCCGGTAGCGAGTACAGGCAAGGCGCCATCTGTGACTAGTGGGACGACTGATGTGCTGAGCCTAGCTGGACTGGACCATGAATACCACGAGATTAGCGATGAAGAAAGTCACGACAGTCCTCTAAGATTTGACAAGCCACTTAATTTCGACTTTGGACCAAGTTTGCTGGATGAAATGGACCAGATGTTTAGATCCTTgg GCTCTtctccaccaccaccaccaccaccaccacctccAGCTCATCCATTGCCAAGTGAACACGATTCAAGTAACGTAAGAAACGAACTTCGAGAAATTCAGTCAAGGCaaagtggcaaaaaaaaacaggccaCCGTGAGTCCTATAAAT gTGAAACCAATATCAGCAGCGGACCAAAGAACTCTATACTCTGCAATAGCAATGGCACAGGAATTGACTGCTCGCTCAATGACTGATCTTGAACATCCACCCGAATCTCCAAGAACGCCGGTCAGCCCTTCAAGACGCAGAaagttttcattcaaattaccGCATCAGCACAGCCCAAAGCCTGACCGGCGACACTTTGCAGAGGAGGCTGCCAGTATTCCAGACATACAG GCGACACTTTCGGACGAGGCGAAAGAAGTTTACAACAGCTTGGTCGAGACTCCTGTCGTAGACACCGCAACGGATGCTAATCCATTACGAATGCTTCGCTCGGGATTACCGATAGTGCGGCAAACCAGATCTCGAGGAAACAAACACCATGCTACTATGGGTCACCATCCCGCTCACTCCTTATCTGAGGAAAACTCGACTAACCATAACAGTCTTCAGTTTGACCTTCTGCACCACAGTGGTGCGAAAACATTGCCCAAAATTCGTGGCCCGCCGCCCTCTGTACAACCACCTCCAGTACCCACAACAGCAGCTGTGTCGGCAAACAGGACTATTGGCAGGCATTATTCTGTATCAGAGATAGAAAATAACCGCAATAGGAGCAATGTTGAGGAAAATCCGATACCATTGCCGCCAAGAGATCGATCAAAAACGTGGCAGCCAAAGTCCAGTCTTGCTAGGCATCAAAGGAAGCACCCATTGATTATTCCTGGTGGCGGAGTTACTAGAACACTTGCTAAGGTTGCCGCAGTTACAACACCACCCTGTGATGAGGACCATGTTGAtggttcaaaaattttccagctGCAAAATGCACCTGTCATTGTAACTGAGCACAGGAATTTGGTCTGTAATGTTCAGGAAGATATCGATCATTTGCTTGCCCCTGCCCCTGCTAATAG cCCTGAGGAATTCGAACAGCGGATCGACTCTGAATTAGCAGCTTTAGATTCTCTACCTTTCGAGGAAAATAAGCTGCAACGCTACAGTGTCATTTCTGAGGACCTTCTAGAATTTTCCGATAATTTGATCGACTGCGATTCTGCTGAAGTTGACCCTGTGGGAGTAAAAAACGTCAGCCTTGATTCTGCAGAGGAATCCTTGATCTCCTTCCCGCCATTGAGTACTGGAAAATCACAGTCACCAATCGAAGGATCTACAGTTATCCCAGTTTCAGTTACCCCAATTGAACCGATTACTTCTTCCATAGATAGGGTGACCGAGACTGGATGGGCTGCTGGAGTTCATTCAAGCGCAGGTGTGGGACGATGTACCACCACGTCCAGGATAGGAAAGAAGAATCATGCGGTGCAGGACAGTAGTTTGCTCGTGTTTTCCGAGCCTATAATAAGCGGAGAATTGATTAGCAGTGATTCTGGGAACGCAGTAAATTCTGAAAACTCTGTAAATTCTGTAAACTCCCATCGAAAGATTTCGCAAGAGAGATCGTCGGCGTCttcctcctcatcctcttcCGTCACAAGGACCAGCGATCTCTCGCGTCAGTCTGATCACGTATCGTGCGAAGATTTGTTGGAATTTGCGTGCGACGGTCCAAACGTTCGCCGAACACGGGGACCTCGCAACGGAGAGCAATCGGATGAGGTCAGAATAATGATGAAAGTGTTACACGAACAATCAACACCCGAGTCATGCGTCGAGGCATTGAACGTGTCAGATTGGGATGTTCTAGCAGCTATAAAGCTCGAAAGACTCCAAGGGTTACTCAGAAAGGAGAACAACTTTGTCAGGCTCGAAGATTGCAAAGTTATGTTGGGTCAGTGTGGCGGCGATGTTGTAAAAGCTGCGGCTTTGCTTAGAAATACAGAAGATACCGCTGCTGTTTGA
- the LOC107220325 gene encoding uncharacterized protein LOC107220325 isoform X7, giving the protein MDSQTGMSRHTGPGLYEFLMEAELQQYYPGIRGDLKVQTTAQLKYVTEEDLNAIGMSKPEMRRLKKYFQKHFPQNYLSKFKKMLLPKREEQTSSTLGVLPEERQDRPPIRVPNKHMIPADAIIVNKELGTGEFGVVQQGVWTNDGERIQVAIKCLSRERMQNNPIEFLKEAAIMHAIDHEHIVRLYGVVLDTNSLMLVTELAPLRSLLECLKEPSLRASFPVLSLCDFAIQISDGMQYLEAKRLIHRDLAARNILVFSKNKVKISDFGLSRALGVGKDYYQTNFNVNLKLPIAWCAPECISYLKFTSASDVWAYGVTLWEMFSYGFQPWAALTGQQILEAIDEPNFQRLEQPECCPKDYFLLMEQCWQHEPAKRPKFSELTHLLPDLKPEQVQAVQDSTEESQLVYRQGDVLTVLDKGTLSGNANWKGVLANGKTGFFNPAHTIAYLGSNLPSNKMGEFTRGDGKNAFSSQRKKIRPDMISSPQGDLKHTGHVGLDGAYFGDVSFLGGKYPHLPRQVVNPYKPHEDVTDSYGQITEEGSGSELARNSARDSRDIQHFHADMIHSKRVLMFPDNPWSDTASDISHLGTPVASTGKAPSVTSGTTDVLSLAGLDHEYHEISDEESHDSPLRFDKPLNFDFGPSLLDEMDQMFRSLGSSPPPPPPPPPPAHPLPSEHDSSNVKPISAADQRTLYSAIAMAQELTARSMTDLEHPPESPRTPVSPSRRRKFSFKLPHQHSPKPDRRHFAEEAASIPDIQWLCSSLQSLSSTVSSIESLGAPSTLKLPLWDKASAEFCFAKSRELLTKPSAWTSYMEMDFETRTLDDNSSAKETLVRSNEYSENENGNGNVNGGRTLTKSTAEPDTKLNITQNGQTAVYNMENANFHFARQPKRVSASYVDRYFELPKYFDDGGSGSGSFDHGYDKKLCYQEDTAKNYDKMLSLEEKECNKFYDNFKNNIAANDKFGLIPRDKITNRDPMYREMINSETRPDELKNLDVPMDKVGRFEMSLEKLNNFEQHGTRPKISTVCTMERNKKFDPQKQLTSGIVGLATKNSSVGTKTIYSSDDSIGNNLNLLLDNPRVADAGDAIERNLNGRESHLPFVISSNPVFIAEPEKKDSPLYDSSESLRANFQRFRRKSDAEANNQTELSSRLFAAKYQREVSGLESVKNYLDSRKGQGFNLGLGKLTQNMIQLGKNIAHNTRHFENSVRKRPEDFDKKNGHDFKPPSLNIPLDRSNLDLNIPVQNLNPRVVTKPGLRSNIQKLQQPSDPNNFQQHILEPPKLYQNDESSHFYRHRTSSLSDNRKVTLGKNQRRSFHPKNESSEDSDSVSRSETDIRSRFRYKRRHKKMSVTKGAGAGPPHSLRLNFNTGKKGNQFLHPDSARGFSSADQCGKSPPPSTSFLNSLSPPFSSRNNLLSWPESAPSSSLTFTSNSDLESDTSSEYPEFTNDLPNFPPSPAP; this is encoded by the exons ATGG ATTCCCAGACTGGTATGTCTCGCCATACCGGGCCAGGGCTGTACGAATTCCTAATGGAAGCTGAGCTGCAACAGTATTATCCAGGAATCAGAG GGGATTTAAAAGTTCAGACAACTGCACAGCTCAAGTATGTGACCGAAGAAGACTTGAACGCAATCGGAATGAGTAAGCCGGAGATGCGTAGACTTAAAAAGTATTTCCAGAAGCATTTCCcacaaaattatttatccaAATTCAAGAAAATGCTACTGCCTAAACGCGAGGAACAGACATCCAGCACATTGGGTGTGCTGCCTGAAGAGAGACAAGACCGACCTCCGATCCGTGTTCCAAACAAGCACATGATACCTGCGGATGCAATAATTGTAAACAAGGAACTAGGGACCGGAGAATTTGGTGTAGTTCAGCAAGGAGTGTGGACAAACGATGGAGAGAGGATCCAAGTAGCAATAAAATGTCTCTCCAGAGAAAGAATGCAAAACAATCCGATTGAGTTTCTGAAAGAAGCAGCCATCATGCATGCCATAGATCATGAGCATATTGTCCGACTGTACGGCGTAGTTTTGGACACGAATTCTCTAATGCTTGTTACTGAACTGGCGCCACTTCGTTCCCTGCTAGAATGTTTAAAGGAACCGAGCCTCAGAGCAAGTTTCCCAGTTCTATCGTTGTGCGACTTTGCAATTCAAATATCAGACGGCATGCAGTATCTGGAAGCCAAGCGGCTTATACACAGGGACTTGGCAGCCAGAAATATCCTTGTCTTTTCTAAAAATAAGGTAAAAATATCGGACTTTGGTCTCTCCAGGGCACTGGGTGTTGGTAAGGACTATTACCAAACTAACTTCAATGTTAACTTGAAGCTCCCAATTGCGTGGTGTGCTCCCGAGTGTATTTCATACTTGAAATTCACCTCAGCCAGTGATGTGTGGGCCTATGGTGTAACCCTCTGGGAGATGTTCAGCTATGGTTTTCAGCCGTGGGCTGCTCTCACTGGCCAACAGATTCTCGAGGCAATTGACGAGCCAAACTTCCAAAGACTAGAACAGCCCGAGTGCTGCCCAAAAGACTATTTCTTATTAATGGAGCAGTGCTGGCAACATGAACCTGCAAAGCGACCAAAATTTTCCGAGCTCACACATTTACTGCCGGACCTCAAGCCTGAACAAGTGCAAGCAGTTCAGGATAGTACCGAAGAAAGCCAGCTGGTTTATCGGCAAGGAGATGTGCTCACAGTTCTGGATAAAGGGACATTATCGGGCAACGCCAATTGGAAAGGAGTTCTAGCTAATGGAAAAACGGGCTTCTTTAATCCGGCACATACAATAGCTTATCTGGGATCAAACTTGCCAAGTAATAAAATGGGGGAGTTCACACGGGGTGATGGCAAGAATGCGTTTTCCTCTCAGCGCAAGAAGATACGGCCAGACATGATATCCTCGCCTCAAGGCGATCTCAAGCACACCGGACATGTAGGGCTGGATGGAGCTTATTTTGGGGATGTTAGCTTTCTTGGAGGAAAGTATCCTCATCTTCCTAGGCAAGTTGTCAATCCGTACAAACCCCACGAAGATGTTACGGACAGCTATGGCCAAATCACTGAAGAAGGTAGTGGGTCTGAACTGGCGAGGAACTCGGCAAGGGATAGCAGGGACATTCAACATTTCCATGCGGATATGATTCATAGTAAGCGCG TTCTGATGTTCCCAGACAATCCATGGTCGGATACCGCTTCTGATATTTCTCATCTTGGGACCCCGGTAGCGAGTACAGGCAAGGCGCCATCTGTGACTAGTGGGACGACTGATGTGCTGAGCCTAGCTGGACTGGACCATGAATACCACGAGATTAGCGATGAAGAAAGTCACGACAGTCCTCTAAGATTTGACAAGCCACTTAATTTCGACTTTGGACCAAGTTTGCTGGATGAAATGGACCAGATGTTTAGATCCTTgg GCTCTtctccaccaccaccaccaccaccaccacctccAGCTCATCCATTGCCAAGTGAACACGATTCAAGTAAC gTGAAACCAATATCAGCAGCGGACCAAAGAACTCTATACTCTGCAATAGCAATGGCACAGGAATTGACTGCTCGCTCAATGACTGATCTTGAACATCCACCCGAATCTCCAAGAACGCCGGTCAGCCCTTCAAGACGCAGAaagttttcattcaaattaccGCATCAGCACAGCCCAAAGCCTGACCGGCGACACTTTGCAGAGGAGGCTGCCAGTATTCCAGACATACAG TGGTTATGCTCGAGTCTCCAGTCTCTTTCGTCAACTGTTTCAAGCATAGAATCATTAGGGGCTCCATCAACGCTGAAGCTCCCATTGTGGGATAAGGCCTCGGCAGAATTTTGCTTTGCCAAGTCAAGAGAACTCTTGACCAAACCAAGTGCCTGGACTTCATACATGGAAATGGACTTTGAAACCCGGACCTTGGATGATAACTCTTCTGCCAAAGAAACCCTAGTCAGATCAAATGAGtattccgaaaatgaaaacggGAATGGGAACGTTAATGGTGGACGTACCCTCACTAAAAGCACTGCTGAGCCAGATACCAAGCTTAATATAACGCAGAATGGCCAGACTGCTGTTTATAATATGGAAAAtgcgaattttcattttgctaGGCAACCAAAAAGAGTGTCTGCAAGCTATGTGGACCGTTACTTTGAATTACCTAAATACTTCGATGATGGAGGATCTGGTTCAGGATCGTTTGATCACGGGTATGACAAGAAACTCTGTTATCAAGAGGATACGGCAAAGAATTATGACAAGATGCTTAGCCTTGAGGAAAAGGAGTGCAACAAGTTTTatgacaattttaaaaataacattGCTGCTAACGATAAATTTGGCCTCATACCACGGGATAAAATAACCAACCGGGACCCTATGTACAGGGAAATGATAAATTCTGAAACACGACCTGACGAACTAAAGAACCTTGATGTTCCGATGGACAAGGTTGGAAGGTTTGAAATGTCgctggaaaaattgaacaacttTGAACAACATGGTACAAGGCCCAAGATTTCGACCGTATGTACAATGGAACGTAACAAAAAGTTTGATCCCCAGAAGCAATTGACGTCCGGGATCGTTGGTCTGGCTACTAAAAACTCAAGTGTAGGAACCAAGACAATTTACAGCTCCGATGACAGCATCGGAAACaatctcaatttacttttagacAATCCAAGAGTCGCCGATGCAGGAGATGCAATTGAACGGAATTTGAATGGCCGTGAGAGTCACTTACCATTTGTCATCTCGAGTAATCCCGTTTTCATAGCAGAGCCAGAAAAAAAGGACTCTCCATTATATGACAGCTCTGAGAGTTTGAGAGCAAATTTCCAGCGTTTCAGACGGAAATCAGATGCAGAGGCGAATAATCAGACCGAATTGAGCAGTCGACTTTTTGCTGCTAAGTATCAGCGAGAGGTTTCGGGTCTTGAAAGTGTAAAGAATTATTTGGACTCGAGAAAGGGTCAAGGTTTTAATTTGGGCCTTGGAAAACTGACGCAGAACATGATTCAGCTTGGCAAAAATATTGCACACAATACGCGTCATTTTGAGAATTCTGTACGAAAAAGACCTGAggatttcgataaaaaaaatggtcatGACTTTAAACCACCCAGCCTCAATATTCCTCTCGATCGTTCCAATCTGGACCTCAATATTCCTGTTCAAAACCTCAACCCACGTGTAGTCACAAAGCCAGGTCTACGGAGCAACATACAAAAGCTGCAGCAACCGAGCGATCCCaacaactttcaacaacataTATTGGAACCTCCAAAATTATATCAGAACGATGAATCGTCACACTTTTATCGTCACAGAACTTCGTCCCTATCTGATAACCGGAAGGTTACACTTGGAAAAAACCAGCGGAGATCGTTTCATCCCAAGAATGAATCTAGCGAAGATTCTGATTCGGTTTCGCGGTCAGAGACAGATATAAGAAGTCGTTTCCGTTACAAACGCcgacataaaaaaatgtcggtaACAAAGGGTGCAGGCGCAGGTCCGCCACATAGCTTGCGGCTGAATTTCAATACTGGAAAAAAGGGAAACCAATTTTTACACCCTGACTCTGCAAGGGGCTTTTCTTCCGCTGATCAATGTGGCAAATCACCGCCACCGTCAACGAGCTTCCTAAATTCACTTTCACCTCCATTTTCTTCTAGAAATAATCTTTTGTCTTGGCCAGAAAGCGCACCGAGTTCCAGTCTCACTTTTACCAGCAATTCTGACCTAGAATCAGACACTAGCTCAGAATACCCGGAGTTTACAAATGACCTTCCTAATTTTCCTCCGTCGCCTGCTCCCTGA